TCTTACTTACCCGCGCATCTTGGGACACGAACTCGGCGTAGAAGTGATTGCCGTGGGCGACGGCGTGACGAATGTGCAATCCGGCGACCACTGCGCCGTCGAACCGTATCTGAACTGCGGGCACTGTGTCGCTTGCCGGGCCGGCAAGACCAACTGCTGCGTCAACCTACAAGTGCTGGGCGTGCACACCGACGGCGGTATGCGCGACCAGATCATCGTGCCGGCGCGTAAGCTGCACCCGGCTAACGACCTGGGTTACGAGCAGCTCGCCCTGGTTGAGACGCTCTGCATCGGCGCGCACGCTGTAGACCGCAGCCAGGTGCAGCCTGACGAGTGGGTATTGGTCATCGGCGCTGGACCAATCGGCCTGACGGTCATTCAGTTTGTCCAACTCATCACGCCCAAGATCATCGTGATGGACGTGAATCCATTACGGCTCGATTTTGCCAGTGAGCACTTCCAAATTGCGCATGCACTGCGCGCCGATCAGACTCCGCTGCCCAAGATCGAGGCAATCACGAACGGCGATCTGCCGACGGTCGTCTTCGATGCCACTGGCAATCCGGAGAGCATGATGGCCGCCTTCCACTACGTTGCGCACGGTGGACGGCTGATTTTTGCCGGGTTGGTCAACGCCGACATCACTTTCAGCGATCCGTTCTTCCACCGTCGCGAGATCACGCTACTGGCCACGCGCAACAGCACTGCGCGCGACTTTCAGCATGTGTTGCGCCTCATCCGCGAAGGCCGAGTGGACACACGGGCCTGGGTGACGCATCGCGCGCCGGCTGCGGCGATGCTCGAAGTCTTCGAGCGCTGGCTACAGCCGGAGAACGGTGTCATCAAGGCCATGGTGGAATTCTGAGGTATAGTTACCTCGGTAATGCGAAAGACGTTGCGCACCAATAGCGACGATAATAACGATGCCTCCTTCCGAACAGGCGTCGCCTGAGTCGTCGCGCGCAAAACCGAGCTTGAGACTGAGGGTCGCCTGATGAAGGCGGCCTTTTTGTTTGGCTGGTGTCAATGG
The window above is part of the Candidatus Roseilinea sp. genome. Proteins encoded here:
- the yjjN gene encoding zinc-type alcohol dehydrogenase — encoded protein: MKVVTLEAPGRFTLGQSASPGAPGSGEALVRVHRVGICGTDVHAYRGKMPYLTYPRILGHELGVEVIAVGDGVTNVQSGDHCAVEPYLNCGHCVACRAGKTNCCVNLQVLGVHTDGGMRDQIIVPARKLHPANDLGYEQLALVETLCIGAHAVDRSQVQPDEWVLVIGAGPIGLTVIQFVQLITPKIIVMDVNPLRLDFASEHFQIAHALRADQTPLPKIEAITNGDLPTVVFDATGNPESMMAAFHYVAHGGRLIFAGLVNADITFSDPFFHRREITLLATRNSTARDFQHVLRLIREGRVDTRAWVTHRAPAAAMLEVFERWLQPENGVIKAMVEF